In Helianthus annuus cultivar XRQ/B chromosome 8, HanXRQr2.0-SUNRISE, whole genome shotgun sequence, a single genomic region encodes these proteins:
- the LOC110873565 gene encoding protein TIC 20-v, chloroplastic: protein MVAMATTTLSPPLTPLYSTSTSSISFTLKTPSPIHLKPINHCRRTTTLIITKSKNTDSADGPDRLISAICYFYPFFDGIQYGKYVINQFTFLQTIIQPLVPAIRVFKSFPFNGFLVFLTLYFVVVRNNNFSRYVRFNTMQAIVLDVLLIFPDLLERSFNPRDGIGLDLVMSLDSTVFLFMLVCLIYGSSSCFLGQIPRLPIVAEAADRQVM, encoded by the coding sequence ATGGTGGCGATGGCAACCACCACCCTATCACCACCACTCACACCCCTTTATTCAACCTCAACCTCAAGCATCTCATTCACCCTCAAAACCCCATCACCAATCCATCTCAAACCCATCAACCACTGTCGCCGGACCACCACCCTCATCATAACCAAATCCAAAAACACCGATTCAGCCGACGGCCCAGACCGCTTAATCTCCGCCATCTGTTACTTCTACCCCTTTTTCGACGGCATCCAATACGGAAAATACGTGATCAACCAGTTCACATTCCTCCAAACCATAATTCAACCACTTGTACCCGCCATAAGAGTCTTTAAAAGCTTCCCTTTTAACGGCTTCTTGGTGTTTTTAACACTTTACTTTGTGGTTGTTAGGAACAATAATTTTAGTAGGTATGTTAGGTTCAATACTATGCAGGCTATTGTCCTTGATGTGCTGCTCATCTTTCCTGATCTTTTGGAGAGGAGTTTTAACCCAAGAGATGGGATTGGGTTGGATTTGGTTATGAGTTTGGATAGTACTGTCTTTTTGTTTATGTTGGTTTGTTTGATTTATGGATCATCTTCTTGCTTTTTGGGTCAGATTCCTAGGTTGCCCATTGTTGCAGAGGCTGCTGACAGGCAAGTCATGTAA